In Mytilus edulis chromosome 7, xbMytEdul2.2, whole genome shotgun sequence, a single genomic region encodes these proteins:
- the LOC139482997 gene encoding uncharacterized protein has translation MDSKSKDNIIYNCDPCSRVGARVKAIKWCQHSNELLCNGCLKSFHSRLKDSGTHTVVTISEGQKLPKISDHQVNEPCDEHSGKFYEVFCLDHSEMCCIICLAENHRQCLNIKSVDEVVEMLADDNIDVVVEKDLNCLERVMTELVENKIKQVERINAEKDKIISEAECCINKAIDKLEKMKPNIKTDVSKTFVSKVKPLQEQIDTVSGFKQNIVQNERFLTTAKYHGNAKQVFFALQRIKKTIHAQRKMFEVTENEETDNMMFNIVLDQSLMDFIKNKKNPFESLIKNQSKGWKDHLKTDIMKEMDKLAQRLEVKVSLKNKSDDKDTIHMENNVDEKTSPNCISYKSKDIEAVGFMANGSPDDKDSSPKTFKRDETSASIKDEHEDTFYLYDHFVKKRHQEPQLTHGKKESKWFLNENVH, from the coding sequence ATGGATTCAAAATCGAAGGATAACATCATCTACAACTGTGATCCTTGTTCACGTGTTGGAGCTCGTGTAAAAGCAATCAAGTGGTGTCAGCATAGTAACGAGTTGTTGTGCAATGGATGCCTGAAAAGTTTTCACAGCCGTCTGAAAGATTCCGGAACACACACAGTCGTGACAATTTCAGAGGGTCAGAAACTTCCAAAAATATCCGACCACCAGGTGAACGAACCTTGTGATGAACATTCAGGGAAGTTTTACGAAGTTTTTTGTTTAGACCATTCTGAGATGTGTTGCATTATCTGTTTGGCAGAGAATCACCGTCAATGTCTCAATATTAAATCTGTAGATGAAGTTGTAGAGATGTTAGCAGATGATAACATCGATGTAGTAGTGGAGAAAGATCTTAATTGTTTAGAAAGAGTAATGACAGAATtagtagaaaataaaataaaacaggtaGAAAGAATAAATGCAGAaaaagacaaaattatttcaGAAGCCGAATGCTGTATTAACAAAGCTATTGACAAGCTAGAGAAGATGAAGCCTAACATAAAAACCGATGTTTCTAAAACATTTGTGTCTAAAGTTAAACCATTACAAGAACAAATAGACACCGTGTCCGGATTCAAGCAGAATATTGTGCAGAATGAAAGATTTCTTACCACCGCAAAATACCATGGAAATGCTAAACAGGTCTTTTTTGCACTCCAAAGAATCAAGAAAACGATTCACGCTCAGCGAAAAATGTTCGAGGTGACGGAAAATGAGGAAACCGATAACATGATGTTTAATATCGTGTTGGACCAGTCACTGATGGATtttataaagaacaaaaaaaatccGTTTGAAAGTctgattaaaaatcaatctaaaggATGGAAAGATCATTTAAAGACCGATATCATGAAAGAAATGGATAAACTTGCCCAGCGATTAGAGGTAAAGGTGTCCTTGAAAAACAAATCTGATGATAAAGACACAATACATATGGAAAATAATGTAGATGAAAAAACAAGTCCTAACTGTATTTCATATAAATCAAAAGATATAGAAGCGGTTGGTTTCATGGCGAACGGATCACCCGATGATAAGGATAGCTCTCCCAAGACTTTCAAACGAGACGAAACATCTGCATCCATCAAAGACGAACATGAAGatactttttatttatatgatCATTTTGTCAAAAAACGCCACCAGGAACCACAATTGACGCATGGAAAAAAGGAAAGTAAATGGTTTCTGAATGAAAACgtacattaa
- the LOC139482998 gene encoding uncharacterized protein, with translation MNEELDSLLSKYYYDVGGPASYASAEKLYHIVNAEGKKVGRYKIRRWLNSQDNYSLQKTPRRSFKRIRVYTTGMNNLWDADLMDLKQFSKENENFKYVLVVVDCFSRYLWLQPLKNKTGDEVTSAFKKIFTEAKPEKIRTDKGQEFLAKKTQSLFKSNGVRHFSAQNELHANYAERVLQTIKNKIFRFFTKNRTHRYINNLQNFAKSYNGTPHRSLQNIAPKDVNSVNESDIWGKMYLSKTEKKPKEIKVQTNKKKRRKKQFKYKIGSLVRLSNIAHIFDRSYSQRWTEEIFKVVQRFRQQNIDLYRLSNIKGDEFIRGTFYDSELQRVEKDENSLWIIEKIIKKRKRRGKTEYLVRFQGWPPSYDEYIPAEQIQSLS, from the coding sequence ATGAATGAGGAACTAGATTCTCTCCTGAGTAAATACTATTATGACGTTGGAGGACCAGCTTCATATGCTTCTGCCGAAAAACTATATCACATTGTAAATGCAGAGGGCAAAAAAGTTGGAAGATATAAAATAAGACGGTGGTTAAATTCACAAGATAATTACAGTTTACAAAAAACACCTCGTCGTTCTTTTAAAAGAATAAGAGTTTACACTACGGGGATGAATAATTTGTGGGATGCTGATTTAATGGAcctaaaacaattttcaaaagaaaatgaaaatttcaaatacgTATTAGttgttgttgattgtttttcacgCTATCTTTGGTTACaaccattgaaaaataaaacggGAGACGAAGTCACCTCTGCATttaaaaagattttcactgaGGCAAAACCAGAAAAAATTCGAACAGATAAGGGACAAGAATTTCTAGCAAAAAAGACACAATCGTTATTTAAAAGTAACGGTGTCCGACATTTTTCGGCTCAAAATGAACTTCATGCAAATTATGCTGAAAGGGTCCTACAAactataaagaataaaatttttCGCTTTTTCACAAAGAATAGAACTCACAGATATATTAACAACttgcaaaattttgcaaaaagctATAATGGTACTCCACATAGaagtttacaaaacattgcacCTAAAGATGTTAATTCTGTCAACGAAAGTGATATCTGGGGGAAAATGTATTTAAGTAAAACAGAGAAGAAaccaaaagaaataaaagtacaaacaaacaaaaagaaacggaggaaaaaacaattcaaatacaaaatcGGGTCTTTAGTTCGACTGTCAAATATTGCTCATATTTTTGATCGATCCTATAGCCAAAGATGGACGGAAGAGATATTCAAAGTGGTGCAAAGATTCAGACAACAAAATATTGATCTTTACAGgctttcaaatataaaaggagatgAATTTATAAGGGGGACCTTTTATGATAGTGAGCTCCAAAGAGTAGAGAAAGATGAAAATAGTCTTTGGataattgaaaaaattataaagaaaagaaaaagacgaGGAAAAACTGAGTACTTGGTTCGTTTTCAAGGGTGGCCTCCTTCGTATGACGAATACATACCAGCAGAACAAATTCAATCTTTATCATAA
- the LOC139483000 gene encoding uncharacterized protein F54H12.2-like: MSLLTKENFIEAQPSELQIFEIPPYQVGVESITYEECRPVSQITAYNPIEFDLCANNGMDYIDLKRSKLYVKLKVKKANGEDLQDGDTVGPVNLFLQSLWSQLDVYIQGQMVTSSNTYYPYKCMMKTLLQYGQDAKSTQLSSSLYLKDRYGHMDEISTNTGLYERRKFISNSKPLEMEGPIFSDIFEMDRYLLNMLSLKLKLYRNDPSFCLMSGEIDTNYHISLEDVVIKLCKIRPNPAIIVAHSEALKTTNAKYPFTKTMMKNFTIMQGSTSLIVENVFQDVKPKSIVLGLVSSTAMSGAYTKNPFNFMNYDLKQVTLFCDGIPVDGIPLKLDFNENSGATNVSPYVKMFETRGKWMLDTGNEITRAEFNNGYTLLCFNLEPFFSDTKYLSLLKQGKIRLECQFGTPLPETAALLILAENYGYFEITENRQIKIEH, encoded by the coding sequence ATGTCCTTGTTAACAAAAGAGAATTTTATTGAAGCACAACCGTCAGAGTTACAGATTTTTGAGATACCCCCATACCAAGTAGGTGTTGAAAGTATAACATACGAGGAATGCAGACCTGTTAGTCAAATAACCGCTTACAATCCTATAGAATTCGATCTATGTGCAAACAATGGTATGGACTATATTGATCTTAAAAGATCAAAACTATACGTGAAATTAAAAGTGAAAAAAGCAAATGGTGAGGATTTACAAGATGGCGATACGGTAGGACCTGTGAACTTATTTTTACAGTCGCTTTGGTCGCAATTGGATGTTTATATACAGGGACAAATGGTAACGTCTAGTAATACGTATTACCCGTataaatgtatgatgaaaacgtTACTGCAGTATGGCCAGGACGCAAAGAGTACACAATTATCTTCTAGTTTATACTTAAAAGATAGATATGGTCACATGGATGAAATATCGACAAACACTGGACTGTATGAACGCAGAAAATTTATTTCTAATTCAAAACCATTAGAAATGGAGGGACCAATTTTTTCCGATATCTTTGAGATGGATAGATACCTGTTAAATATGTTATCCCTTAAACTAAAACTATACCGCAACGATCCAAGTTTTTGTTTGATGTCTGGAGAAATTGATACCAACTACCATATTTCTTTGGAAGATGTCGTGATCAAGCTTTGCAAGATCAGACCTAACCCAGCTATAATTGTCGCTCATTCAGAAGCTTTAAAGACAACAAATGCTAAGTATCCTTTCACAAAAACTATGATGAAAAATTTTACAATCATGCAAGGAAGCACCTCGTTAATCGTAGAAAATGTTTTCCAAGATGTGAAACCGAAAAGTATTGTGCTCGGATTGGTTTCTTCAACTGCTATGTCTGGAGCATATACAAAAAACCCATTCAACTTTATGAATTATGATTTAAAACAGGTGACTTTGTTTTGTGACGGAATACCAGTTGATGGCATACCACTCAAACTTGATTTCAACGAGAATAGTGGTGCAACGAACGTTTCCCCCTATGTAAAAATGTTCGAAACACGAGGAAAGTGGATGTTGGATACGGGGAATGAAATAACACGGGCTGAATTCAACAATGGATATACACTTCTATGCTTCAACTTAGAACCATTCTTTTCGGATACCAAATATCTTTCACTACTGAAGCAGGGAAAAATACGTTTGGAATGTCAGTTCGGTACGCCATTACCAGAAACAGCTGCCTTACTGATTTTAGCTGAAAACTATGGATACTTTGAAATAACTGAGAATCGACAAATAAAGATTGAACACTAA
- the LOC139483001 gene encoding uncharacterized protein produces MENYNQHMIDQLVKVIPQDVLQKLQQLSAQDFNAVLQSVKQQNPTEKQLDQSTMGKDGSVTNEDNVSNFECQTCGMRYARKDHLIRHQQNHSNINYECEHCGFTTKRKDVLTKHMKRKHDVKKNVQKEDDIQPPRKRQRIEDVGQLPEERVRNAREKRSLTTTALNDGVENIQLQPSNNEERYDLMLFFKEKQVDIAQILEDRLLKNNIKFYMSVHVRMIKYSPDGKYAEAEPHFNTKVSTILQSGASEIPHELNKGFQKIFISFEEFIKNGSGWQLEEVLQLDLCVTKYKPLKGGSYLELPTSLKRSNCILNIQNLDNKCFLWTVLSSMHNFQQNPENVENYVPFVNSVNMTGIEYPTPLSQISQFEKQNTTISVNIFGYEEGEIYPLYITKKTFCHHVNILYLKENNKSHYVLINNFNRFLSRTKKHREEHFFCYLCLQGFTDKCKLERHKADCGKFDFQKITLPKEGEVLEFKEYAKTARIPFVIYADFECLTRKVDTCHPNPNTSSTTTYQQMEPYSFGYQRVSIDKRYDKPPVIYRGPDVVENFIRHLLEEEKEIRDILSRIEPMIITEYDKLDYKYAKKCYVCKKAFSSKNYKVKEHDHVTGSIRGISCNNCNLQIKIPKFIPVVIHNLKGFDANLIMSKIGKFKEQDITVIPHNKEKYMSFSIGNLRFIDSLQFLNSSLATLTKNLADEGQKHFNYLSKTFPDPDVFSLLLRKGVFPYDYVDTEQKLEKPCLPSKEDFFNKLGDTHISDEDYQFAQTVWDKLKVKTLGEYSDVYLKMDVALLADVFEKFRDISLHDYDLDPCHYFTTPGFSWSAMLKKTGIVLDLITDIDMMLFVEKGIRGGVSSIFHRYAKANNPYLFDTYEPTEPTSYLSYLDANNLYGWSMSQCLPYGHFNWLTEEEKIKLDITKLKADGSDGYIFEVDLEYPSSLHSSHSDFPLAPERKHIQVEHLSPYSKELLQNLTGKQCLTKIEKLVPNLYDKEKYIVHYRNLQLYVELGMKIKKIHRVLKFKQSPWLKKYIDFNTEKRKIAKNEFEKCLYKLMNNSIFGRTLLNTRKHKDVKLCHTEEKLNKETAKPSYASCKIFNEHLVAVEKKRVNVLMKQPIYVGFCILDLSKFLMYDFHYNHMKSLYGDKIRVCFSDTDSFLYHVETEDVYEDMHQYQDMYDTSDYPPEHFLHDTENKKVIGKFKDETSGTPISEFVGLRSKMYSFSFEGGEKHTAKGVTKTASRKLKHEMYKNCLFDKTVTRSEMNIIRSENHVLYSKTINKKSLVPFDDKRWILNDGVTTRAFGHKDNI; encoded by the coding sequence ATGGAAAATTATAACCAACACATGATTGACCAACTGGTAAAAGTTATTCCACAAGATGTGTTACAGAAGTTACAGCAACTGTCAGCGCAGGATTTTAATGCAGTCTTACAATCAGTAAAGCAGCAAAATCCAACTGAAAAACAACTTGATCAATCTACTATGGGAAAAGATGGCAGTGTAACAAATGAAgataatgtatcaaattttgagTGTCAAACATGCGGTATGAGGTATGCAAGAAAAGATCATTTAATTCGACACCAACAGAACCATTCGAATATAAACTATGAATGTGAACATTGTGGTTTCACCACGAAAAGAAAAGATGTTTTAACTAAACATATGAAGAGAAAACATGATGTAAAGAAAAACGTACAGAAGGAAGACGACATACAACCCCCACGTAAACGCCAGAGGATAGAAGATGTTGGCCAACTTCCCGAGGAACGAGTACGCAATGCAAGAGAGAAAAGATCGTTAACAACAACAGCTCTGAACGATGGTGTGGAAAATATTCAATTACAACCCAGCAACAATGAAGAAAGATATGACTTGatgttatttttcaaagaaaaacaagtGGATATTGCGCAAATATTAGAGGACAGACtacttaaaaacaatataaagttttatatgaGTGTACATGTAAGAATGATTAAATATTCACCAGATGGCAAATACGCCGAAGCTGAACCGCATTTCAATACTAAAGTGAGTACCATTTTACAATCTGGTGCTAGTGAAATACCTCACGAGTTGAATAAaggatttcaaaaaatattcatttctttcGAAGAATTCATCAAGAATGGGAGTGGATGGCAACTTGAAGAGGTTTTACAACTTGATCTGTGCGTCACAAAGTACAAACCATTAAAAGGAGGTAGTTATTTAGAACTACCAACATCACTCAAAAGATCGAACTGTATACTCAACATTCAGAACTtggacaacaaatgttttttatgGACTGTTCTTTCCAGTATGCATAACTTTCAACAAAATCCAGAAAATGTAGAGAATTATGTTCCATTTGTTAACTCAGTTAACATGACTGGTATCGAGTATCCCACTCCGTTATCTCAAATATCACAATTCGAAAAACAGAATACCACTATTTCAGTTAACATTTTTGGATACGAAGAAGGAGAAATCTACCCGTTATACATCACAAAGAAAACCTTCTGTCATCATgtgaatatattatatttaaaagaaaacaacaaaagtcATTATGTACTGATAAACAACTTTAACAGGTTTTTATCGAGGACAAAGAAACATCGTgaggaacattttttttgttatctttgcTTGCAAGGATTTACTGATAAATGCAAACTAGAGAGGCATAAAGCAGACTGTGGAAAatttgattttcagaaaattaCACTTCCCAAGGAGGGAGAAGTTCTGGAATTCAAAGAATATGCGAAAACCGCCCGAATTCCGTTTGTAATCTATGCTGATTTTGAGTGTTTAACAAGGAAAGTCGATACTTGTCATCCGAATCCAAACACGTCAAGTACAACTACATACCAACAAATGGAACCGTACAGTTTTGGATATCAAAGAGTGTCAATTGATAAGCGATACGACAAACCACCCGTCATATACCGTGGACCTGATGTTGTGGAGAACTTTATCCGTCATCTTCTTGAAGAGGAGAAAGAAATTAGAGACATACTTAGCCGCATCGAGCCAATGATAATAACTGAGTATGATAAATTAGActacaaatatgccaaaaaatgttatGTATGTAAAAAAGCTTTCAGCAGCAAAAATTACAAAGTCAAGGAACACGATCACGTGACTGGGTCCATTCGTGGCATTTCTTGTAATAACTGCAATTTACAGATCAAAATACCGAAATTTATACCTGTTGTTATTCATAATTTGAAAGGATTTGATGCAAATCTCATCATGAGTAAAATAGGAAAGTTTAAGGAACAAGACATCACTGTTATTccacacaacaaagaaaaatatatgtcATTTTCTATAGGAAATCTCCGCTTTATCGattctttgcaatttttaaacAGTTCACTGGCAACTTTAACAAAAAATCTAGCTGACGAAGGACAAAAACATTTCAATTACTTATCTAAAACTTTTCCGGATCCAGATGTATTTTCTCTATTGCTACGAAAAGGAGTATTCCCCTATGATTATGTCGATACCGAGCAGAAATTGGAAAAACCTTGTTTACCATccaaagaagatttttttaacaaattaggAGACACTCACATATCTGATGAAGATTATCAATTTGCGCAAACAGTGTGGGACAAACTGAAAGTAAAAACATTGGGGGAATACTCCGATGTGTATCTTAAAATGGATGTAGCTCTTTTGGCAgatgtttttgaaaaatttagagACATTTCTTTACACGACTATGATTTGGATCCGTGTCATTATTTCACCACCCCCGGATTTAGTTGGAGTGCCATGCTGAAGAAAACTGGAATTGTACTCGATTTAATCACTGATATAGATATGATGCTGTTTGTAGAGAAGGGAATACGAGGCGGTGTATCTAGTATTTTTCATCGATATGCTAAAGCAAACAATCCATACTTATTCGATACGTATGAACCAACTGAACCTACTTCCTATTTATCTTATTTAGACgcaaataatttatatggttGGAGCATGTCTCAATGTCTTCCGTATGGTCATTTCAACTGGCTTACCGAGGAGGAGAAAATAAAATTAGATATCACAAAATTAAAAGCTGACGGTTCAGACGGATACATTTTCGAAGTTGACCTTGAATATCCTTCGTCACTTCATTCTTCTCATTCGGATTTTCCCTTAGCTCCAGAAAGAAAACATATTCAAGTAGAACATTTATCTCCATATTCAAAGgaattattacaaaatttaactgGAAAACAATGTTTAACAAAGATTGAAAAACTCGTTCCTAACCTATACGACAAGGAAAAATACATAGTGCATTATAGAAACTTACAACTATACGTAGAGTTAGGAATGAAGATCAAAAAGATACACAGAGTACTCAAGTTTAAACAAAGCCCCTGGTTGAAGAAGTACATAGACTTTAACACCGAAAAAAGGAAAATTGCAAAGAATGAATTTGAGAAATGTTTATATAAGCTGatgaataattcaatttttggtCGGACTCTCCTCAATACACGCAAGCATAAAGATGTGAAACTTTGTCACACGGAAGAGAAACTTAATAAAGAAACAGCTAAACCATCCTACGCATCTTGCAAAATATTTAACGAACATTTGGTGGCAGTTGAGAAAAAACGTGTGAATGTTTTGATGAAACAACCAATATATGTAGGTTTTTGCATTTTAGACTTATCCAAGTTTTTGATGTACGATTTCCATTATAACCATATGAAATCTCTGTATGGTGATAAAATTCGTGTGTGTTTTTCTGATACTGATAGCTTTTTATATCACGTTGAAACGGAAGATGTGTATGAAGATATGCATCAATATCAAGATATGTACGATACGAGTGATTATCCACCAGAACATTTTTTACATGACACcgaaaataaaaaagtaataggCAAATTCAAGGATGAAACAAGTGGAACCCCAATAAGTGAATTTGTTGGACTGAGATCGAAGATgtattcattttcttttgaagGTGGAGAAAAGCATACTGCAAAAGGAGTCACAAAAACTGCATCCAGAAAACTTAAAcatgaaatgtataaaaattgtctTTTCGATAAAACTGTTACACGTTCTGAAATGAATATAATAAGAAGCGAAAACCATGTTTTATATTCcaaaactattaataaaaaatCATTAGTTCCTTTTGATGATAAAAGATGGATTTTAAATGATGGTGTGACAACGAGAGCCTTTGGACATAAAGATAACATATAA
- the LOC139483002 gene encoding uncharacterized protein — MDSNSKEEITYNCDPCARIGDDVKATNWCQHCQELLCSTCLKSFHNRLKDSGTHKVMTISEGQKLPELPDYNINEPCDEHTDKFYEVFCLDHSEMCCIICLAENHRHCVNIKTVEKVVEMFVEDKIDEAVIKDLNCLNRVMTKLIKKKEKQIEKISAEKERIISESDRCIKEAIDKLEKMKSEIKTDVSRTFLSQIKPIQEQIDIFSGLNESIVQNESFLINVKDQGNAKKVFLTLQKIKITLHTQRKKFEETATDETDNNMFELVQDQSLLNFIKNKQIPFEILNRKQTKGWKDLSKTEIMKKLNLLAERFDTKGILQNRSENRDTEYNLKAGINPSCIDYESTEAIEANAFVMESEIADEDSKPDTLEDDLTHLTEHSDSVKPNSRPDKKPERKSGKREKRRFNNQNVH; from the coding sequence ATGGATTCAAATTCGAAGGAGGAAATCACCTACAACTGTGATCCTTGTGCACGTATTGGAGATGATGTGAAAGCAACGAATTGGTGTCAGCACTGTCAAGAGTTGCTGTGCAGTACATGTCTAAAAAGTTTCCACAACCGTCTGAAAGATTCTGGAACACACAAAGTCATGACAATTTCTGAGGGTCAGAAACTTCCCGAACTACCCGACTATAATATAAATGAACCTTGTGATGAACATACGGACAAGTTTTACGAAGTGTTTTGTTTAGACCATTCTGAAATGTGTTGCATTATTTGTTTGGCAGAGAATCACCGCCATTGTGTAAATATCAAAACTGTAGAGAAAGTTGTTGAGATGTTTGTAGAAGATAAAATCGATGAGGCAGTGATCAAAGATCTTAATTGTTTAAATAGAGTaatgacaaaattgataaaaaagaaaGAGAAACAGATAGAAAAAATAAGTGCTGAAAAAGAAAGAATAATTTCAGAATCTGATCGCTGCATCAAGGAAGCCATTGACAAGCTAGAGAAAATGAAGTCTGAAATAAAAACCGATGTTTCTAGAACATTTTTGTCTCAAATTAAACCAATACAAGAACAAATAGACATATTTTCTGGATTAAATGAAAGTATTGTGCAGAACGAAAGCTTTCTTATCAACGTGAAAGACCAAGGAAATGCTAAAAAAGTATTTCTCACTCTGCAAAAAATCAAGATAACGCTACACACTCAGCGAAAAAAGTTCGAGGAGACGGCTACTGATGAAACGGATAACAACATGTTTGAACTTGTGCAAGACCAGTCACTGTTGAACTTTATTAAGAACAAACAAATTCCGTTTGAAATTCTGAATCGAAAGCAAACTAAAGGGTGGAAAGATCTTTCAAAGACAGAAATCATGAAAAAACTGAATTTACTTGCCGAGCGGTTCGATACAAAGGGGATTTTGCAAAACAGATCTGAAAATAGAGACACGGAATATAATTTAAAGGCAGGCATAAATCCGAGCTGTATTGATTATGAATCAACTGAAGCAATTGAAGCAAATGCTTTCGTGATGGAATCAGAAATTGCAGACGAGGATAGCAAACCTGATACTTTAGAAGACGATTTAACACATTTAACCGAGCACTCAGACTCAGTCAAACCGAATTCAAGACCAGACAAAAAACCAgaacggaaaagtggaaagagaGAAAAGAGACGGTTTAATAATCAAAATGTGCATTAA